Proteins encoded within one genomic window of Mesomycoplasma neurolyticum:
- a CDS encoding DUF262 domain-containing protein → MEIVKNNIAELLFKNNIQYIIPVYQRNYDWQKEHCEELFDDVFETEEKNKQHFLGSIVLVEDEKINNLRVFSIVDGQQRLTTIYLLLKALYDTLDNGNDFESKNQMQQIEELLFNFSTFDEIHLQNKLKLKPISSDNKQLIYLMTNKLSERDLDSNIWKNYNHFMYLFKKKLEFYSYSELATIIFNSIKKLTIVFIMLDNKNDDPQEIFERINSTGKELMLSDLIRNSLLLGADEANEKAYNDYWVPMEELLKKDELFDEYIKSFLYFAGTLKHEEKRKGKNKKNWYKIFKRYLENKTKLDVLQDLYKFSQYFYAIKKRHDIFSPVVNNLLNKINVFAPDDSYPLFYWILDDYKNKIIDEKVLVNTLKFFINYFVRQSIAKVNATYNEIFIQFHEKAFKNKIKNNENYLLSLMEFVKTLHSYPTYKMPTPQDVHNALIDKQLLGLKNKDYLGYTILNIAEKGFANWAEDSTRLSIKNKAYKKLIYPILATNWKDALGLEYTYLNENYFGLIGNWAMLRSQPTKNEKNDSISNLLKDKILLLDNFEYSKTNSTILNAINWKESEIKERTELLADFFKLEIKHDFDELVNLIPKIQNINDNEFKIIDNTMYTTLSVDNIYDTNDKIPIQYSLFGEEKQINHWMEILTNIIKKLYEFVNQAIFSFGLPFISNERGLENDGRVIGDVYINTQISTNEILDNIKILIQKVPIFTNGNLIITFKLNNK, encoded by the coding sequence ATGGAAATAGTAAAAAATAACATAGCTGAATTATTATTTAAAAACAATATTCAATATATCATTCCTGTTTATCAAAGAAATTATGATTGACAAAAAGAACACTGTGAAGAATTATTTGACGATGTCTTTGAAACTGAAGAAAAAAATAAACAACATTTTTTAGGTTCGATTGTTTTGGTTGAAGATGAAAAAATAAATAACTTAAGAGTCTTTTCTATTGTAGATGGTCAACAAAGATTAACCACGATTTATCTGTTGTTAAAAGCTCTATATGATACATTGGATAATGGTAATGACTTTGAATCTAAGAATCAAATGCAACAAATTGAAGAATTGCTTTTTAACTTTTCAACTTTTGATGAAATTCATTTGCAAAATAAATTGAAATTAAAACCTATTTCTAGCGATAATAAGCAATTAATTTATTTAATGACTAACAAATTATCAGAAAGAGATTTAGATTCAAATATTTGAAAAAATTACAATCATTTTATGTATTTATTCAAAAAAAAGTTAGAATTTTATTCATATTCTGAATTAGCAACAATTATTTTTAATTCTATTAAAAAACTTACTATTGTTTTTATTATGCTAGATAATAAAAATGATGACCCACAAGAAATTTTTGAAAGAATTAATTCTACAGGTAAAGAATTAATGTTGTCAGATTTAATTAGGAATTCATTATTACTTGGTGCTGACGAGGCAAATGAAAAAGCATATAATGATTATTGAGTACCAATGGAAGAATTATTAAAAAAAGATGAATTATTTGATGAATATATAAAATCTTTTTTGTATTTTGCCGGAACACTAAAACATGAAGAAAAAAGAAAGGGAAAAAATAAAAAAAATTGATATAAAATTTTTAAAAGATATTTGGAAAATAAAACAAAATTAGATGTTTTGCAAGATTTGTATAAGTTTTCACAATATTTTTATGCAATAAAAAAAAGGCATGATATTTTTTCACCAGTAGTTAATAATTTACTTAATAAAATTAATGTTTTTGCCCCAGATGATTCTTATCCATTATTTTATTGAATATTAGATGATTATAAAAATAAAATAATAGATGAAAAAGTATTGGTAAATACATTAAAATTTTTCATTAATTATTTCGTTAGACAATCTATTGCAAAAGTCAATGCAACTTATAATGAAATATTTATACAATTTCATGAAAAAGCATTTAAAAATAAAATAAAAAATAATGAAAATTATTTATTATCTTTAATGGAATTTGTTAAAACGCTTCATTCATATCCTACATATAAAATGCCAACACCTCAAGATGTACATAATGCGCTCATAGATAAACAATTATTAGGTTTAAAAAATAAAGATTATTTAGGTTATACAATTTTAAATATAGCAGAAAAAGGTTTTGCAAACTGAGCAGAAGACAGCACTCGTCTAAGCATCAAAAATAAAGCATACAAAAAATTAATATATCCTATTTTAGCTACTAATTGAAAAGATGCATTGGGTTTAGAATATACATATTTAAATGAAAATTACTTTGGTTTAATTGGTAATTGAGCAATGCTTCGATCACAACCAACTAAAAATGAAAAAAATGATTCCATATCAAATTTATTAAAAGATAAAATATTGCTTCTTGACAATTTTGAATATTCAAAAACTAATAGTACTATTTTGAATGCTATAAATTGAAAAGAATCAGAAATAAAAGAAAGAACTGAATTGTTAGCTGATTTTTTTAAATTAGAAATTAAACATGATTTTGATGAATTAGTTAATTTAATTCCAAAAATTCAAAATATAAATGATAATGAATTTAAAATTATTGATAATACAATGTATACTACTTTATCAGTTGACAATATATATGATACAAATGATAAGATTCCAATTCAATACTCTTTGTTTGGTGAAGAAAAACAAATTAATCATTGAATGGAGATTTTAACTAATATTATTAAAAAATTGTATGAATTTGTAAATCAAGCTATTTTTAGTTTTGGATTGCCTTTCATTTCAAATGAAAGAGGGTTAGAAAATGATGGCAGAGTTATTGGTGATGTTTATATTAATACACAAATTTCCACAAACGAAATTTTGGATAATATAAAAATTTTAATTCAAAAAGTTCCAATATTTACAAATGGTAATTTAATTATAACTTTCAAATTAAATAATAAATAA
- a CDS encoding type I restriction-modification system subunit M, protein MSKQNIEINYIDSIKEKLWKSCDEMRGNVPSEQYMHIIIAIIFLKAMSDKYEKAGEQIRKKYLNDGERKWLLAKKDLNLLKRYDVQFIVPESASWSNIQKYISKEEIGIKIDEALLALEEQNNSLKGLFEKNFSREDLDKQRLSKVIKQFSDINFSELKEDFIGRLYEYFLGNFFRKQGQNGGEFYTPQSIVELMVALLAPDSDSKIYDPACGTGGMFVQAKKYLEKHKKDITQMRVYGQEFSSTTWKLAKINLILNGFDPDDTHLGSKAESTFKEDLSGFEQFDIVLANPPFNLKIWENENASDDPRYKWGLPPTKNANYAWLSHILYKLNENGRAAVILANGALSSSQKEELSIRKKMLEENKIEAIISLPDKLFYTTGIPATIWIFNNNKLNDDVIFINAENLGELATKKLRVFNTENINEIVSAYNDAKLNKDFSIKGFAKRVSLNEIKENDYSLVPGRYIDLLEEEVDKEQLKAEILEIQNELKILFKEFTDLIPDVEKSIEQAIKFADEQEKEK, encoded by the coding sequence ATGTCCAAACAAAATATCGAAATCAATTATATTGATTCAATCAAAGAAAAATTATGAAAATCATGTGATGAAATGAGAGGGAATGTTCCTTCTGAACAATATATGCACATTATTATTGCTATTATATTTTTAAAAGCAATGTCTGATAAATATGAAAAAGCAGGAGAACAAATTAGAAAAAAATATTTGAATGATGGCGAAAGAAAATGATTATTAGCAAAAAAAGATTTAAATTTACTTAAAAGGTATGATGTTCAATTTATTGTGCCAGAAAGTGCCAGCTGATCAAATATTCAAAAATATATAAGTAAAGAAGAAATTGGAATAAAAATCGATGAGGCTTTATTAGCACTAGAAGAACAAAACAATTCATTAAAAGGTTTATTTGAAAAAAATTTTAGTCGTGAAGATTTAGACAAACAAAGATTAAGTAAAGTAATTAAACAGTTTTCTGACATTAATTTTTCTGAACTTAAAGAAGATTTTATAGGTAGACTATATGAATATTTTTTAGGAAACTTTTTTAGAAAACAAGGTCAAAATGGTGGAGAATTTTACACACCACAATCCATTGTGGAACTTATGGTTGCTCTTTTAGCTCCAGACAGCGATAGTAAAATTTATGATCCAGCTTGTGGAACAGGTGGAATGTTTGTTCAAGCTAAAAAATATTTAGAAAAACATAAAAAAGATATAACTCAAATGAGAGTATATGGTCAAGAATTTTCATCTACAACATGAAAATTAGCAAAAATTAACTTAATTTTAAATGGTTTTGATCCTGATGATACACATCTTGGTTCAAAAGCAGAAAGCACTTTCAAAGAAGACTTAAGTGGTTTTGAACAATTTGATATTGTATTAGCAAATCCACCATTTAATCTTAAAATATGAGAAAATGAAAATGCTTCAGATGATCCAAGATACAAATGAGGACTACCACCTACAAAAAATGCTAATTATGCTTGATTATCCCATATTTTATATAAATTAAATGAAAATGGTAGAGCAGCTGTTATTCTTGCTAATGGTGCACTTTCTTCTTCACAAAAAGAAGAGCTAAGCATTAGAAAAAAAATGCTTGAAGAAAATAAAATAGAAGCAATAATTTCTTTACCAGATAAATTATTTTACACAACTGGCATTCCTGCCACAATCTGAATTTTTAATAATAACAAATTGAATGACGATGTTATTTTTATTAATGCTGAAAATTTAGGAGAATTAGCTACTAAAAAACTTAGAGTGTTTAACACAGAAAATATTAATGAAATAGTTTCTGCTTATAATGATGCTAAGTTAAATAAAGATTTTAGTATCAAAGGTTTTGCAAAAAGAGTTTCATTAAATGAAATTAAAGAAAATGATTATTCACTTGTACCTGGAAGATACATTGATTTACTAGAAGAAGAAGTGGATAAAGAACAACTAAAAGCAGAGATTCTAGAAATTCAAAATGAACTCAAAATTTTATTTAAAGAATTCACTGATTTAATTCCTGATGTTGAAAAATCTATTGAACAAGCTATTAAATTTGCTGATGAGCAAGAAAAAGAAAAATAG